One window from the genome of Canis lupus dingo isolate Sandy chromosome 15, ASM325472v2, whole genome shotgun sequence encodes:
- the HPDL gene encoding 4-hydroxyphenylpyruvate dioxygenase-like protein, with protein sequence MAAHARRLCHVAFHVPAGQRLARDLRRLFGFQPLAVREAEGWRQLALRSGDAVFLVNEGAGPRQPLYGLDPRHEVPSATNLCFDVADAGAAARALVARGCSVPVPPVSVKDAQGTATYAVASSPAGNLSLTLVERAGFRGPFLPGFQSVPSAAGPGWVSHVDHLTLACTPGSSPTLMRWFRHCLGFRHLPLSPGEDPEVGLEVTAGSGRGGLKLTALQSPPGSAVPTLVLAETLPGASSGQDQVEQFLARHRGPGLQHVGLYTPNIVEATEGVAVAGGQLLAPPEAYYQQPGKERQILAAGHEPSLLARWGILLDGEDGKFLLQVFTKSLFPEDTFFLELIQRQGATGFGQGNIRALWQSVQEEQAARDQEARRWGLGSASCPGAQGRLELRNTCKGLE encoded by the coding sequence ATGGCCGCGCACGCCCGTCGCCTGTGCCACGTTGCCTTCCACGTGCCCGCGGGGCAGCGCCTCGCCCGCGACCTGCGGCGGCTCTTCGGGTTCCAGCCCCTGGCGGTGCGGGAAGCAGAAGGCTGGCGGCAGCTGGCCCTGCGCAGCGGCGACGCGGTCTTCTTGGTGAACGAGGGGGCAGGGCCGCGGCAGCCGCTGTACGGCCTGGACCCGCGTCATGAGGTGCCCAGCGCCACCAACCTGTGCTTCGACGTGGCGGATGCGGGCGCCGCCGCCCGGGCGTTGGTCGCGCGGGGCTGCAGCGTGCCGGTGCCCCCGGTCAGCGTGAAGGATGCGCAGGGCACAGCCACCTACGCCGTGGCCAGCTCGCCCGCCGGCAACCTCAGCCTGACACTCGTGGAGCGTGCCGGCTTCCGAGGGCCTTTCCTGCCAGGATTCCAGTCCGTGCCCTCTGCAGCCGGCCCGGGCTGGGTCAGCCACGTGGACCACCTGACCCTGGCCTGCACCCCTGGCAGCTCCCCCACACTGATGCGCTGGTTCCGCCACTGTCTAGGCTTCCGCCACCTGCCGCTGAGCCCAGGTGAGGATCCCGAGGTGGGCCTCGAGGTGACAGCAGGATCTGGGCGAGGGGGACTGAAGCTCACGGCCCTGCAGAGCCCACCGGGCAGTGCTGTCCCCACCCTCGTGCTGGCGGAGACCCTACCGGGGGCTTCTAGTGGACAGGACCAGGTGGAGCAGTTCCTGGCCCGGCACAGGGGACCAGGGCTGCAGCACGTGGGGCTGTACACGCCCAACATCGTAGAAGCCACTGAGGGGGTAGCAGTGGCTGGGGGCCAGCTCCTGGCGCCTCCTGAGGCGTACTACCAACAGCCCGGCAAGGAACGGCAGATCCTAGCTGCAGGGCATGAGCCTAGCCTGCTGGCCCGATGGGGGATCCTGTTGGATGGCGAGGATGGCAAGTTTCTGCTTCAGGTCTTCACCAAGTCTCTCTTTCCAGAGGACACTTTCTTTCTGGAGCTAATTCAGAGGCAGGGGGCCACAGGCTTTGGCCAGGGCAACATCCGTGCCCTGTGGCAGTCTGTGCAGGAGGAGCAAGCCGCCAGGGACCAGGAAGCCAGAAGGTGGGGGCTGGGTTCAGCCTCCTGTCCTGGAGCACAGGGCCGGCTGGAACTAAGAAACACCTGCAAAGGCTTGGAGTGA